A window of Fictibacillus halophilus contains these coding sequences:
- a CDS encoding YuiB family protein, with amino-acid sequence MDLLLPQFIISMLLFMVLFFGIGFLFNMLLRATWFMVILYPVVVIMIVDDIRFFEYFTKPGTSFQLLGSDLLNLSASDITILACGLIGAILSGVAIKMLRVRGYQMF; translated from the coding sequence ATGGATTTGCTATTGCCGCAATTCATTATTTCAATGTTGCTTTTTATGGTTCTATTCTTTGGAATCGGTTTCTTGTTTAACATGCTTTTACGTGCTACTTGGTTTATGGTTATTTTATATCCAGTAGTCGTCATTATGATTGTAGATGACATTCGGTTTTTCGAGTATTTTACAAAGCCAGGTACGAGCTTTCAGCTACTTGGAAGTGATCTTCTGAATTTGTCAGCATCAGATATTACAATACTTGCTTGTGGATTGATTGGTGCAATTCTATCGGGAGTTGCCATTAAGATGCTACGAGTGCGCGGTTATCAGATGTTTTAA
- a CDS encoding YuiA family protein translates to MRKHAIQKKHDHCPYCEGKGYFQLLLGGSETCVECSGSGKKRA, encoded by the coding sequence ATGAGAAAACATGCGATTCAGAAAAAACATGATCATTGTCCATACTGTGAGGGAAAGGGTTACTTTCAGCTCTTGCTTGGAGGATCTGAAACGTGTGTGGAATGCTCTGGAAGCGGTAAAAAAAGAGCTTAA
- a CDS encoding NUDIX domain-containing protein, with product MTKKDRGNVWLAAAGLLIDENGRWLVVKKNYGGLKGKWSIPAGFVDAGETVDEAAVREVYEETGIVGEVTTILGIRSGVIKETISDNMVVFLLRKKHGDLSQHSSEIETAALMTPEELRADPDTSLMIHYFMDRKVKFLEDKINPGDVFGYTTYKVMDCR from the coding sequence ATGACAAAAAAAGACAGGGGAAACGTTTGGCTTGCGGCTGCTGGCCTACTGATCGACGAGAATGGAAGATGGCTTGTCGTGAAAAAGAATTACGGCGGGCTTAAGGGCAAATGGTCTATTCCAGCTGGCTTTGTAGATGCTGGAGAGACGGTTGACGAGGCAGCTGTTCGAGAAGTTTATGAAGAGACAGGCATCGTTGGAGAAGTCACTACAATACTTGGTATCCGCTCAGGTGTTATCAAAGAGACGATTAGTGATAATATGGTTGTTTTTTTATTGAGAAAAAAGCATGGAGATCTTTCACAACATTCAAGTGAAATTGAAACAGCTGCTCTTATGACGCCTGAAGAACTACGAGCCGATCCTGATACTTCATTAATGATTCATTACTTTATGGATAGGAAAGTGAAGTTTTTAGAAGATAAAATCAATCCTGGAGACGTATTCGGTTATACGACTTATAAGGTGATGGATTGTAGATAA
- a CDS encoding NAD(P)/FAD-dependent oxidoreductase has translation MSKPKILILGGGYGGIMSAVRLQKELGSDEAEITLVNKHNYHYQTTWLHENAAGTLHHDKTRIMIDNIIDMNKVNFVQDTVKEIKKDEKLVILDNQELTYDYLIIALGSDPETFGIQGLKENAFSIRSINSVRKIREHIDYSFARYNNEGQPDELITIVVGGAGFTGIEFVGELADRVPELCREYDIPREKVRIVNIEAAPTVLPGFDEELVEYAINNLERRGVEFLVSTPIKECNEDGVILANGEEIKAATIVWTGGVRGNHLVEEAGFETMRGRVKVDKDLRMPGFDYIFVAGDCALIIDEEANRPYPPTAQIAIQQAYTIGRNIKALMNGGKLEEFKPDIKGTVASLGKGEAIGKVGNKKLFGATASAMKKVIDNRYLFLLGGVPMVIKKGKLKLF, from the coding sequence ATGAGTAAGCCAAAAATTCTAATATTAGGCGGCGGCTACGGCGGAATCATGTCAGCTGTACGTTTACAAAAAGAGCTAGGTTCAGACGAAGCTGAGATCACGTTAGTAAACAAGCACAACTATCATTACCAAACAACGTGGCTTCATGAGAACGCAGCGGGTACATTACATCATGACAAAACACGTATCATGATCGATAACATCATCGACATGAACAAAGTGAACTTTGTTCAAGATACGGTTAAAGAAATCAAAAAAGATGAGAAGCTTGTTATCTTAGATAATCAAGAATTAACATACGACTACTTAATAATTGCTCTCGGTTCTGACCCTGAAACTTTCGGTATTCAAGGTCTTAAAGAGAATGCATTCAGCATTCGCAGCATCAACTCTGTTCGTAAAATTCGCGAGCATATCGACTATTCATTCGCTCGTTACAACAACGAAGGACAACCTGATGAACTTATTACAATCGTAGTAGGTGGAGCAGGATTTACAGGAATCGAATTCGTTGGAGAACTGGCTGATCGTGTTCCTGAATTATGCCGCGAATATGATATTCCTCGTGAAAAAGTTCGTATCGTAAATATTGAAGCTGCTCCAACAGTACTTCCTGGATTTGATGAAGAACTTGTTGAGTATGCAATCAATAACTTAGAACGCCGTGGCGTTGAATTCCTTGTAAGCACGCCGATCAAAGAGTGTAATGAAGATGGTGTAATTCTTGCAAATGGTGAAGAGATTAAAGCAGCTACAATCGTTTGGACTGGTGGAGTTCGCGGTAACCACCTAGTTGAAGAAGCTGGATTCGAAACGATGCGCGGACGTGTGAAAGTTGACAAAGACCTTCGCATGCCTGGATTTGATTATATTTTTGTTGCAGGAGACTGTGCACTTATTATTGATGAAGAGGCAAACCGTCCATATCCTCCAACAGCTCAAATCGCGATTCAACAAGCTTACACAATCGGCCGTAACATTAAAGCATTGATGAACGGTGGCAAGCTAGAAGAATTTAAGCCTGATATTAAAGGTACAGTTGCGTCCCTTGGTAAAGGTGAAGCGATTGGTAAAGTAGGAAACAAGAAATTATTCGGTGCAACTGCATCTGCAATGAAAAAAGTAATCGATAACCGTTACCTGTTCTTACTAGGTGGGGTTCCGATGGTTATTAAAAAAGGAAAATTAAAACTGTTTTAA
- a CDS encoding NAD(P)/FAD-dependent oxidoreductase, translating to MTKEIYDITIIGGGPSGLFAAFYGGMRQMKVKIIESMPQLGGQLSALYPEKYIYDVAGFPKVLAQDLVNNLKEQAMQFNPTVVLEESVQNVEKNEEIFELTTDKNVHYSKAVLITAGVGAFQPRRLELATAQQYEGKNLHYFVSDLNAFAGKRVLVCGGGDSALDWSLMLEPICPEITLTHRRDKFRAHEHSVEQLMNSKVAVKTPYQITELIGDGENISAVVLENGDVKETVEVDAVIVNYGFISSLGPIKTWGLDIQKNSIVVNSKMETNIKGIYAAGDVCTYDGKVKLIASGFGEAPTAINNAKSYIDPNAKTQPLHSTSLF from the coding sequence ATGACAAAAGAAATATACGATATCACGATTATTGGTGGAGGACCTTCAGGCTTGTTTGCTGCATTCTATGGTGGCATGCGTCAGATGAAGGTGAAAATTATTGAGAGCATGCCTCAACTTGGCGGTCAGTTATCTGCTCTTTATCCTGAAAAGTACATATATGATGTTGCTGGATTTCCTAAAGTACTTGCTCAAGATCTCGTTAATAACCTTAAAGAGCAAGCGATGCAGTTTAACCCAACAGTGGTCTTAGAAGAGTCGGTTCAAAACGTAGAAAAGAATGAAGAAATCTTCGAGCTAACAACAGATAAAAATGTTCATTACAGCAAAGCAGTATTAATTACGGCTGGCGTAGGTGCATTTCAGCCACGTCGTTTAGAACTGGCCACTGCTCAACAATACGAAGGAAAAAACTTGCATTATTTCGTAAGTGATCTGAACGCTTTTGCTGGAAAGCGCGTTTTAGTTTGTGGTGGAGGAGATTCTGCTCTAGACTGGTCATTAATGCTTGAGCCTATTTGTCCAGAAATCACCTTAACACACAGACGCGATAAGTTTCGTGCTCATGAACATAGTGTCGAGCAGTTAATGAATTCTAAAGTTGCGGTTAAAACGCCTTATCAAATAACGGAGTTGATAGGTGATGGAGAGAATATCTCAGCTGTAGTTCTAGAAAATGGAGATGTTAAAGAGACAGTTGAAGTGGATGCTGTTATCGTAAACTATGGTTTCATCTCATCCCTCGGTCCAATTAAAACATGGGGCTTAGATATTCAAAAGAATTCAATCGTCGTTAATTCAAAAATGGAAACAAATATAAAAGGCATATATGCTGCTGGTGATGTATGTACGTATGATGGCAAAGTAAAATTGATCGCTTCAGGTTTTGGTGAAGCACCTACGGCAATTAACAATGCAAAATCATATATCGATCCAAACGCAAAGACTCAACCTTTACACAGTACTAGCTTATTCTAA
- a CDS encoding HesB/IscA family protein → MIVEITESAASRIKEMLADEEDQNQFLRVAVKGGGCTGLSYGMGFDSDKSDSDREEMIEGIRVVVDEESAKVLKGTVVDFKQNMMGGGFTITNPNAIASCGCGSSFRTATNAGTPEEC, encoded by the coding sequence ATGATCGTTGAAATAACAGAAAGTGCAGCGAGTAGAATTAAAGAAATGCTTGCTGATGAAGAAGATCAAAATCAATTTCTCCGTGTAGCGGTTAAAGGCGGCGGATGTACAGGTCTTTCTTATGGTATGGGTTTTGATAGTGATAAAAGTGACTCAGACCGAGAAGAGATGATTGAAGGAATCCGAGTGGTTGTGGATGAAGAAAGTGCAAAAGTACTAAAAGGAACGGTGGTCGACTTTAAACAGAACATGATGGGTGGAGGGTTTACGATTACAAACCCGAACGCAATCGCATCATGCGGCTGTGGATCTTCTTTCCGAACAGCAACAAACGCTGGAACACCAGAAGAGTGTTAA
- a CDS encoding aspartyl-phosphate phosphatase Spo0E family protein, giving the protein MKATIPAARLEKIEQLEALRNKMIQAANALGLQHPMVLNYSRKIDETHNKIMEMQQKDN; this is encoded by the coding sequence ATGAAAGCCACAATACCAGCCGCTAGACTTGAAAAGATCGAACAATTAGAGGCATTGCGTAATAAAATGATACAGGCGGCTAACGCGTTAGGTCTGCAGCATCCAATGGTGTTAAATTATAGTAGAAAAATTGATGAGACACATAATAAGATTATGGAGATGCAGCAGAAAGACAATTAA
- the mqnE gene encoding aminofutalosine synthase MqnE: MANILTLDTRMEAIAEKVNHGERLSIEDGLYLYETNDLLSVASLANEVNTRKNGDHVYFIENLYINPTNVCEATCSFCGFKRKPGEEGAYTMNDEQLLSYVEKRWNDNIREFHIVGGHNHEVPFDYYLDTIRTLKKHYPQVTVKAYTGAEIEFFSRIAGLSMKEVLEELIKAGLDTMPGGGAEILTERYRLKMSPDKASTDQWLEAHEIAHGLGLKTHATMLYGSIETKEERLIHMDRLRQLQDSTNGFMVFIPLAMQPRTQSMGLMRRTSAFDDMRTIAISRLMLDNFDHVKAYWINIGVQLTQMALTFGSSDIHGTLIEERISHAVGALTSSGITRKELVHLIKTANKVPVERDTFYNIIQKY, translated from the coding sequence ATGGCAAATATACTAACGCTAGACACGCGCATGGAGGCAATCGCTGAAAAAGTTAATCATGGTGAGCGTCTTTCTATTGAAGACGGATTATACCTATATGAAACCAATGATCTGTTAAGCGTTGCTTCATTAGCAAACGAGGTGAACACCCGAAAGAACGGCGACCACGTTTATTTCATTGAGAACTTATATATCAACCCGACTAACGTTTGTGAAGCTACTTGCAGCTTCTGTGGATTTAAACGCAAGCCTGGTGAAGAAGGCGCTTATACGATGAACGATGAGCAGCTTCTGAGTTATGTTGAAAAACGCTGGAACGATAACATTCGAGAGTTTCATATCGTAGGTGGTCATAATCACGAAGTACCATTTGATTATTATCTTGATACGATTCGTACTTTAAAGAAACATTATCCGCAAGTTACGGTTAAAGCATATACAGGTGCTGAGATCGAATTCTTCTCTAGAATTGCTGGACTTTCAATGAAAGAAGTATTAGAAGAACTAATTAAAGCGGGTCTTGATACGATGCCTGGTGGTGGTGCTGAGATTCTTACAGAACGCTACCGTTTAAAAATGAGCCCAGACAAAGCTTCGACTGATCAATGGTTAGAAGCACATGAAATCGCTCATGGTCTAGGATTAAAAACACATGCTACAATGTTGTACGGATCTATTGAGACAAAAGAAGAACGTCTCATCCATATGGATCGTTTACGTCAACTTCAAGATTCAACGAACGGATTCATGGTATTTATTCCGCTAGCTATGCAGCCTCGGACACAATCCATGGGATTGATGAGAAGAACATCAGCTTTTGATGATATGAGAACCATCGCGATCAGCCGACTTATGTTAGATAACTTTGATCACGTTAAAGCCTATTGGATCAACATTGGTGTTCAGTTAACTCAGATGGCATTAACGTTCGGTTCTAGTGACATTCACGGAACGTTGATCGAAGAACGTATCTCTCACGCTGTAGGAGCACTAACGTCATCAGGAATAACACGTAAAGAACTTGTTCACTTGATCAAAACAGCTAACAAAGTTCCTGTAGAACGTGATACATTCTATAACATCATTCAAAAATACTAA